A genomic region of Thermosinus carboxydivorans Nor1 contains the following coding sequences:
- a CDS encoding ArsR/SmtB family transcription factor, protein MKDLAQIFKALGDETRLEIVKMLRGRQLCVCEIMDAFKLSQPAISHHLKILRQAGVIDDAKEGKWVFYSLNPEAFRLIEAFLTQIRRLDEGEARRRPCSPYQIQQEEEEE, encoded by the coding sequence GTGAAAGATTTAGCCCAGATTTTCAAGGCATTAGGTGATGAAACAAGGCTGGAAATCGTAAAGATGCTTAGAGGACGCCAGCTTTGCGTGTGCGAGATTATGGACGCGTTTAAGCTGTCGCAGCCGGCCATATCCCACCATCTGAAAATATTGCGGCAGGCCGGCGTAATCGACGATGCCAAGGAAGGCAAATGGGTATTTTATAGTTTAAATCCGGAAGCGTTTAGGTTGATTGAAGCGTTTTTAACGCAGATTAGGCGGCTGGATGAGGGCGAGGCGAGGCGCAGGCCTTGTTCGCCGTACCAAATTCAGCAAGAGGAGGAAGAAGAATGA